The Caballeronia sp. Lep1P3 genome window below encodes:
- a CDS encoding Re/Si-specific NAD(P)(+) transhydrogenase subunit alpha, with product MHIGVPAETRANEARVAATPETVKKLVAQGHRLSVQSGAGARASYIDDAFAQAGADIVDAATAFSADIVLKVQSPGEGELSMLTPGAVLIGMLDPFNADNTARLASAGVTAFALEAAPRTTRAQSLDVLSSQANIAGYKAVLMACQYYQRFMPMLMTAAGTVKAARVLVLGAGVAGLQAIATAKRLGAVVEASDVRPAVKEQIESLGAKFVDVPFETDEEREAAQGVGGYARPMPASWLARQSAQVHERAKAADIVISTALIPGRPAPTLLSVETVKHMKPGSVIVDLAAGRGPEFEGKKGGNCPLTEVDQVVMKHGVHIVGHTNLASMVAADASALYARNLLDFLKLILTKEGTLNIDLADDIVAATLQCRDGQLARATA from the coding sequence ATGCACATCGGAGTGCCTGCTGAGACGCGGGCGAACGAGGCGCGCGTCGCCGCCACGCCGGAGACGGTCAAGAAGCTCGTCGCGCAGGGGCACCGCCTGTCGGTGCAAAGCGGCGCGGGCGCGCGGGCGAGCTATATCGACGATGCGTTCGCGCAAGCGGGCGCCGATATCGTCGATGCAGCGACCGCCTTTTCCGCCGACATCGTGCTCAAGGTGCAGTCGCCGGGCGAAGGCGAGTTGTCGATGCTGACGCCGGGCGCCGTGCTCATCGGCATGCTCGATCCCTTCAACGCCGACAACACCGCGCGGCTCGCGAGCGCGGGCGTCACGGCCTTCGCGCTCGAAGCCGCGCCGCGCACGACGCGCGCGCAGAGCCTCGACGTGCTCTCGTCGCAGGCGAACATCGCCGGGTACAAGGCGGTGCTGATGGCCTGCCAGTACTACCAGCGCTTCATGCCGATGCTCATGACCGCCGCTGGCACCGTGAAGGCGGCGCGCGTGCTCGTGCTGGGCGCGGGCGTCGCGGGACTACAAGCGATCGCGACCGCGAAGCGCCTCGGCGCGGTCGTCGAAGCGTCGGATGTGCGGCCCGCCGTGAAGGAGCAGATCGAATCGCTCGGCGCGAAGTTCGTCGATGTGCCGTTCGAAACGGACGAGGAGCGGGAAGCCGCGCAAGGCGTCGGCGGCTACGCGCGGCCGATGCCCGCAAGCTGGCTCGCGCGGCAATCGGCTCAGGTGCACGAACGTGCGAAGGCGGCGGATATCGTCATCTCGACGGCGCTGATCCCGGGCCGTCCGGCGCCGACGCTCCTTTCCGTGGAAACGGTGAAGCACATGAAGCCCGGCTCGGTGATCGTCGATCTAGCGGCCGGTCGCGGCCCCGAGTTCGAGGGGAAGAAAGGCGGCAATTGCCCGCTCACCGAAGTCGATCAGGTCGTGATGAAACATGGCGTGCATATCGTCGGTCACACGAACCTCGCGTCGATGGTCGCCGCCGATGCCTCCGCGCTCTACGCGCGCAATCTGCTCGACTTCCTCAAGCTCATCCTGACGAAGGAAGGCACGCTCAACATCGACCTTGCGGACGACATCGTCGCGGCCACGCTCCAGTGCCGCGACGGACAGCTCGCCCGCGCGACCGCCTGA
- a CDS encoding NAD(P)(+) transhydrogenase (Re/Si-specific) subunit beta, translated as MSMNVVTLLYLIASVCFIQALKGLSNPKTARIGNTFGMAGMAIAILTTLALIAKQAAYLGSNLSLGLTLLFAALVIGGGAGAYIAAKVEMTKMPELVAAMHSLIGLAAVCIAYGVVSEPSAFGLAAPGDPIPYGNRVELFIGTFVGAITFSGSVIAFGKLSGKYKFRLFQGAPVVYSGQHLINLLLAVAMIGFGVIFMMTQSWLPFVVMTLIAFALGVLIIIPIGGADMPVVVSMLNSYSGWAAAGIGFSLNNPMLIIAGSLVGSSGAILSYIMCRAMNRSFFNVILGGFGGEAGGATAGGAQEQRPVKSGSADDAAFMLGNAESVVIVPGYGLAVARAQHALKELTDKLVEKGIDVRYAIHPVAGRMPGHMNVLLAEAEVPYEMVQEMEDINSEFGQTDVVLVLGANDVVNPAAKTDPKSPIAGMPILEAYKARTIIVNKRSMAAGYAGLDNELFYMDKTMMVFGDAKKVVEEMMKAVE; from the coding sequence ATGAGCATGAACGTCGTCACGCTTCTGTACCTGATTGCGTCGGTCTGCTTCATACAGGCGCTGAAGGGCCTGTCGAATCCGAAAACCGCGCGCATCGGCAATACGTTCGGCATGGCCGGTATGGCCATCGCCATTCTCACGACGCTCGCCCTCATCGCGAAGCAGGCGGCTTATCTCGGCTCGAACCTTTCGCTCGGCTTGACGCTGCTGTTCGCGGCGCTCGTGATCGGCGGCGGCGCGGGCGCGTATATCGCGGCGAAAGTCGAGATGACGAAGATGCCGGAACTCGTCGCCGCGATGCACTCGCTGATCGGTCTCGCGGCGGTGTGCATCGCGTATGGCGTGGTGTCCGAGCCGTCCGCGTTCGGGCTCGCCGCGCCGGGCGACCCGATTCCCTACGGCAATCGCGTGGAGTTGTTCATCGGCACGTTCGTCGGCGCGATTACGTTCTCGGGATCGGTCATCGCGTTCGGCAAGCTCTCGGGCAAGTACAAGTTCCGGCTCTTTCAGGGCGCGCCGGTCGTGTACTCGGGGCAGCATCTGATCAACCTGCTGCTCGCCGTCGCGATGATCGGCTTCGGCGTCATCTTCATGATGACGCAGTCGTGGCTGCCGTTCGTCGTGATGACGCTGATCGCGTTCGCGCTCGGCGTGCTCATCATCATTCCGATCGGCGGCGCGGACATGCCGGTGGTGGTCTCGATGCTCAACTCGTATTCGGGCTGGGCGGCGGCGGGCATCGGCTTTTCGCTCAACAATCCGATGCTGATCATCGCGGGATCGCTCGTCGGTTCGTCCGGCGCGATTCTGTCGTACATCATGTGCCGCGCGATGAATCGCTCGTTCTTCAACGTGATTCTCGGCGGCTTCGGCGGCGAGGCGGGCGGCGCGACGGCGGGCGGCGCGCAGGAGCAGCGCCCGGTGAAATCCGGTTCCGCCGACGATGCCGCCTTCATGCTCGGCAACGCGGAGAGCGTGGTGATCGTGCCGGGTTACGGGCTTGCCGTGGCGCGCGCGCAGCATGCGCTGAAGGAGCTGACGGACAAGCTGGTGGAAAAAGGCATCGACGTGCGATACGCGATTCACCCGGTCGCCGGACGCATGCCGGGGCACATGAACGTCCTTCTGGCCGAAGCGGAAGTGCCTTATGAGATGGTGCAGGAGATGGAGGACATCAACAGCGAGTTCGGCCAGACGGACGTGGTGCTCGTGCTCGGCGCGAACGATGTCGTGAATCCCGCCGCGAAGACGGACCCGAAATCGCCGATCGCGGGCATGCCGATTCTGGAGGCGTACAAGGCGCGGACGATCATCGTGAACAAGCGGTCGATGGCGGCGGGTTATGCCGGCCTCGATAACGAACTGTTCTATATGGACAAGACGATGATGGTTTTTGGGGATGCGAAGAAGGTCGTCGAGGAGATGATGAAGGCGGTGGAGTAG
- a CDS encoding glutathione S-transferase translates to MKLIGSHTSPFVRKVRIVMAEKKIDCELVLEDVWASDSKIHDYNPLGKVPCLILDGGEAVFDSRVICEYVDTLTPVGKLLPQERRERTEVRCWEALADGVLDAAVMIRLEGVLREEAHRSETWIARQRHKIEDSLRAMARGIGDKPWCSANRFTLADIACGCALSYLDFRMPELNWREAHPSLDKFHARLAQRQSFIDTAPR, encoded by the coding sequence ATGAAACTGATCGGTTCGCACACTAGTCCGTTCGTCCGCAAGGTGCGGATCGTAATGGCGGAAAAGAAAATCGACTGCGAACTCGTGCTCGAAGACGTTTGGGCCTCGGATTCGAAGATCCACGACTACAACCCGCTCGGCAAGGTGCCTTGCCTGATTCTCGACGGCGGCGAAGCGGTGTTCGATTCGCGCGTGATCTGCGAATACGTCGATACGTTGACGCCGGTGGGCAAGCTGCTGCCGCAGGAACGCCGCGAGCGCACCGAAGTGCGTTGCTGGGAAGCGCTCGCCGACGGCGTGCTCGACGCCGCCGTGATGATTCGCCTCGAAGGGGTGCTGCGCGAGGAAGCGCATCGCAGCGAAACGTGGATTGCGCGGCAGCGGCACAAGATCGAAGACAGCCTGCGCGCGATGGCGCGCGGCATCGGCGACAAACCGTGGTGTTCGGCGAACCGCTTCACGCTCGCGGATATCGCGTGCGGCTGCGCGCTCAGTTATCTCGACTTCCGCATGCCGGAACTGAACTGGCGCGAGGCCCATCCGTCGCTCGACAAGTTCCACGCGCGTCTCGCGCAGCGGCAGTCGTTCATCGATACGGCGCCGCGTTGA
- a CDS encoding NUDIX hydrolase has product MKSDTWAPHVTVAAVVERDGRFLVIEEHTSAGLQINQPAGHLEAGETLVEAVIRETLEETAHRFQPEALVGAYMTHFQRPGRDVTYLRFTFCGKSAGGIAGRALDKGIVRAMWLTADELRACPERHRTPLVMKCVDDYLAGRRVPLDFIHTHSVAPVVRS; this is encoded by the coding sequence ATGAAATCAGACACTTGGGCTCCTCACGTCACCGTGGCGGCTGTCGTCGAGCGCGACGGGCGCTTCCTCGTCATCGAGGAACACACATCCGCAGGTCTGCAAATCAACCAGCCGGCCGGTCATCTGGAAGCGGGCGAAACGCTCGTCGAGGCGGTCATTCGCGAGACGCTGGAGGAAACGGCGCATCGCTTCCAGCCGGAAGCGCTCGTCGGCGCGTATATGACGCACTTTCAGCGGCCGGGGCGCGACGTCACGTATCTGCGCTTCACGTTCTGCGGGAAATCAGCGGGGGGAATCGCCGGGCGCGCGCTCGACAAAGGCATCGTCCGCGCGATGTGGCTCACCGCCGACGAACTGCGTGCGTGCCCGGAGCGGCACAGAACGCCGCTCGTGATGAAGTGCGTCGACGATTATCTGGCCGGGCGGCGCGTGCCGCTCGATTTCATCCATACGCATTCGGTCGCGCCGGTGGTGCGTTCCTGA
- a CDS encoding TetR/AcrR family transcriptional regulator — MDKNTVREALLDHAQTIMMKRGYNGFSYRDLSDLVGVKTSSIHYYFPTKEDLALEAVNAYSADVMASIYAIDSSAPADKKLDRYARLFGRIIGDGSQVCLCGMMAADIESLPEKVRHAIQAFFKANENWLAKVLAEGEAQDTLDAGGKPEAAARTLYAAFQGSLLGCRLFQTRARLEEVAQSVRR; from the coding sequence ATGGACAAGAACACGGTGCGCGAAGCGCTGCTCGATCACGCGCAGACCATCATGATGAAGCGCGGCTACAACGGTTTCAGCTATCGCGACTTGTCGGACTTGGTCGGCGTCAAGACGTCCAGCATTCACTATTACTTTCCGACCAAGGAAGACCTGGCGCTCGAGGCGGTGAACGCGTACAGCGCGGATGTGATGGCGTCGATCTACGCCATCGACAGTTCCGCCCCCGCCGACAAAAAGCTCGACCGCTACGCGCGGCTTTTCGGCCGGATCATCGGCGATGGAAGCCAGGTTTGCTTGTGCGGGATGATGGCGGCCGACATCGAGTCGTTGCCGGAGAAGGTTCGCCACGCGATTCAGGCGTTCTTCAAAGCCAACGAAAACTGGCTCGCAAAGGTGCTTGCCGAAGGCGAGGCGCAAGACACGCTCGACGCTGGCGGCAAACCGGAGGCGGCTGCGCGTACTCTGTACGCGGCGTTTCAGGGTAGCTTGCTTGGCTGCCGATTGTTTCAGACTCGCGCGCGGCTGGAAGAGGTCGCGCAGAGCGTGCGCCGGTAG
- the mnmA gene encoding tRNA 2-thiouridine(34) synthase MnmA: MSKRRVVVGMSGGVDSSVTAWLLKEQGYDVVGLFMKNWEDDDDGEYCSTRQDWIDVVSVADLIGIDVEAVNFAAEYKDRVFAEFLREYSAGRTPNPDVLCNAEIKFKAFLDHAMSLGAETIATGHYARVRERDGLFQLMKATDSTKDQSYFLHRLNQQQLSKTLFPLGEMPKTKVREIAAQIGLPNAKKKDSTGICFIGERPFREFLNRYLPTKPGPMKTAEGKIVGEHIGLAFYTFGQRKGIGIGGAKGGSGEPWFVAGKDMASNTLYVVQGHDHPWLLSHTLSAGNTSWVAGFAPEDGTACAAKTRYRQQDAACRFAAADDGHFALRFDDAQWAVTPGQSAVLYQGDVCLGGGIIERANVGETAAASGAVAVSAN, translated from the coding sequence ATGAGCAAGCGAAGAGTGGTGGTGGGCATGTCGGGCGGCGTCGATTCGTCGGTGACGGCATGGCTTTTGAAAGAGCAGGGTTACGACGTCGTCGGCCTGTTCATGAAGAACTGGGAAGACGACGACGACGGCGAATACTGCTCGACGCGGCAGGACTGGATCGACGTGGTCTCGGTGGCGGACCTGATCGGCATCGACGTGGAAGCGGTGAACTTCGCCGCCGAATACAAGGACCGCGTGTTCGCCGAATTCCTGCGCGAATACTCGGCCGGGCGCACGCCGAACCCGGACGTGCTGTGCAACGCCGAGATCAAATTCAAGGCGTTTCTCGACCACGCGATGTCGCTCGGCGCGGAAACGATCGCGACCGGGCACTATGCGCGCGTGCGCGAGCGCGACGGGCTTTTCCAATTGATGAAGGCCACCGATTCGACCAAGGATCAGTCGTACTTCCTGCATCGGCTGAATCAGCAGCAGTTGTCGAAGACGCTCTTTCCGCTCGGCGAAATGCCCAAGACGAAGGTGCGCGAGATCGCCGCGCAGATCGGCCTGCCGAACGCGAAGAAGAAGGATTCGACCGGCATCTGCTTCATCGGCGAGCGGCCGTTTCGCGAATTCCTGAACCGCTATCTGCCGACCAAACCCGGCCCGATGAAGACGGCCGAAGGGAAGATCGTCGGCGAGCATATCGGGCTTGCGTTCTACACGTTCGGGCAGCGAAAGGGCATCGGCATCGGCGGAGCGAAGGGCGGCAGCGGCGAGCCGTGGTTCGTCGCGGGCAAGGACATGGCGAGCAACACGCTCTACGTCGTGCAGGGGCACGACCATCCTTGGCTGCTGTCGCACACCTTGTCGGCGGGAAACACGAGTTGGGTCGCGGGCTTCGCGCCGGAGGACGGCACGGCGTGCGCGGCCAAGACGCGCTATCGGCAGCAGGACGCCGCATGCCGCTTCGCCGCCGCCGACGACGGCCACTTCGCGCTGCGATTCGACGACGCTCAATGGGCGGTCACGCCGGGACAATCGGCGGTGCTCTATCAGGGCGATGTCTGTCTCGGCGGCGGCATCATCGAGCGCGCGAACGTCGGCGAGACTGCCGCCGCGTCGGGCGCGGTGGCCGTGAGCGCGAACTGA
- a CDS encoding membrane integrity-associated transporter subunit PqiC yields MKFGASLSTLGAACVLAACASSPSSRFYTLGGAEPASTAVSAVSSASSAPAFYFELAPVDMPQQVSRNQLVVQTSPAQVTVLEQERWASLPADEVRRALSDDLSRQLNAIDVYGTPYPESARVYRVTVKVQRFESWPGAQAVVDAVWSVRAAGSDTVLTCRTVENERVGDGYAALVDGHRKAVGELAAAISAGVRSLGSLPPAASPASPKGKSDARARPAPTLPCPASSSGTTASM; encoded by the coding sequence ATGAAGTTCGGCGCATCGTTATCGACTCTGGGCGCGGCGTGCGTGCTGGCGGCGTGCGCGTCGTCGCCGTCGAGCCGGTTCTACACGCTCGGCGGCGCGGAGCCGGCTTCAACGGCCGTATCGGCCGTATCGTCCGCTTCGTCGGCGCCTGCGTTCTATTTCGAGCTGGCGCCGGTCGACATGCCGCAGCAGGTGTCGCGCAATCAGCTCGTCGTGCAGACGAGCCCCGCGCAAGTGACCGTGCTCGAACAGGAGCGCTGGGCCTCGCTCCCCGCCGACGAAGTCCGGCGCGCGCTCTCCGACGATCTCTCGCGGCAGCTCAACGCAATCGATGTCTACGGCACGCCGTATCCCGAATCGGCGAGGGTGTACCGCGTGACGGTGAAGGTGCAGCGCTTCGAATCGTGGCCGGGTGCGCAGGCCGTCGTCGATGCGGTGTGGAGCGTGCGCGCCGCAGGCTCGGATACCGTTCTGACATGCCGCACGGTCGAGAACGAACGCGTCGGCGACGGCTACGCCGCGCTCGTCGACGGTCATCGCAAGGCCGTCGGCGAGCTTGCCGCGGCCATTTCCGCAGGTGTGCGAAGTCTCGGGTCACTGCCGCCCGCAGCGTCGCCCGCGTCGCCTAAAGGCAAGTCCGACGCCCGCGCGCGCCCCGCGCCGACTCTGCCATGCCCGGCGTCGAGCAGCGGTACGACCGCGAGCATGTGA
- a CDS encoding NAD(P) transhydrogenase subunit alpha, translating into MDVINHTVINLIIFVLAIYVGYHVVWNVTPALHTPLMAVTNAISAIVIVGAMLAVGLTVGGAGKFFGTLAVLLAAVNVFGGFLVTRRMLEMFKKKEPKKLASKEVA; encoded by the coding sequence ATGGACGTCATCAACCATACGGTGATCAACCTCATCATCTTCGTGCTGGCGATCTACGTCGGCTATCACGTCGTCTGGAACGTGACGCCCGCGCTGCACACGCCGCTCATGGCCGTCACGAACGCGATCTCCGCGATCGTGATCGTCGGCGCGATGCTCGCGGTGGGCCTGACGGTCGGCGGCGCGGGCAAGTTCTTCGGCACGCTCGCCGTCCTGCTCGCCGCGGTGAACGTGTTCGGCGGCTTTCTCGTCACGCGGCGCATGCTCGAAATGTTCAAGAAAAAAGAGCCGAAGAAGCTCGCCAGCAAGGAGGTCGCGTAA